Part of the Syngnathus typhle isolate RoL2023-S1 ecotype Sweden linkage group LG17, RoL_Styp_1.0, whole genome shotgun sequence genome is shown below.
ACACAACTACATATTTTATGTTTGGCTGATTTGACCATTAGCATTGCAGATTGAATGAAATGAACATTTAAGACCACGCCGTCATAAAACATAGCAGTCTTGGGTTCTTAACAGAAACAACAGAACCAGTATGGCCTTGAAAATCACTACCTCTATTATGATGCATACAGACAAAAACATGGTTTCAGTATGACCTTGGTGCATATCACAGGAGTCCCTCCATCTCTCTCATGAAGGCTTCATACACCTGGTCCTTGGTCTTCATGCTGGGCTGAGCTACAGCCCCAATTTGAGCTGAGTGAGACATGTTCACAGAAGCAGTGGAAGAGTGATGATGTTTGTGACCATGGCCACTTGCCATACCGTCAACTCCCCTTCTCCCCCCGAAAGCACCTCTGTCCAACGGACCAACCACTGGCCCCGGCGCCGCACCACTCTTGTCCCTTCGCACTCGCAGTGCAGTGGGCACAAACCGTGTGACTTCCGTTTTGGGATTGATGATTTGTGGTTTGGCAGAGATAGTGGCCCCAGAGCCAGCACCGACTGCCACGCCGCCTGCCCCGGCGACAGAGGTGAGGTTGGCCCGTTTTTCAATGGTGGCTGCGTGGAGGTGGCTGACAGCAGAGGCTGCAGCGGTTCCTGGGGGAGGGGGCATTTGCATGACACTGGAGCGCATGGACATTGACGGCGGAGGCATGTTGCCTTGCGGGCCATCCTGGCCTGATCCTGGGCCTTTTTGCCGCTGGACGAGGCTGGGAGGAGCACTAAGCACGTTGCCGCTGAGAGGTGGTGGAAAGAGTGAAAGAGGTGGTGCCATGGGACGGGGAGGCCCTCCTGCTCTTGGGGGAGGAGGTGGGATACCTGGAAGGAGAAGCAAAACATAGACATTGATGAACTCTTGAGCATACATGACTGACCCACCAATTTGCCTGGCTATACTCTATCTGGACCCGTAAGCTTACCGGGAGGAGCTGGGGGCGGTAGCCGTGGAGGGGGTCCACGTGGTGGTGGGCCTGGAGGAAGACCAGGAGGGGGACCAGGCGGAGGACCAGGCGGGCGACCTGGTGGAGGCCCAGGGGGTAGAAGACGAGGTATTGGACCCCTCATGCCAGGAATACCCAATGGCCTTAAGAACGGAGGAGCACCTGAACACAAGATGCATATGATACAAATCACGATAGCTAATGAGCGACGACAAGATTTCAATTAAAAAGCTACATAGATATGACCTAACCTGGTGGAGGTCCAGGTGGTGGACCAGAGGGTGGACCGGGAGGCCTTATAGGTGGAGCTGGCGGAGGACCCATAGGTGGAGGCCCGGTCATCGGAGGACCCTGTAAGGGTGGGGGCTGCCCCAGCGGCCCACTTGAAGGAGGAGGACGCTGACCGGCAGCCAGTTGGGACGTGTCTCCTGGTGGTCCCTTGTCCTCATCGTCAGAACTATCTGATTCATCTGAGAACTCTTCCTCAACTTCTTCGTCCTCTTCAGGAATTGACTGACCTGAGCAGAAATAAACACCATGTCGCAAGGTTATTACATTTGAGAAGAGAACATCCACCCTCACAAGTTCAATACACAAACCTGCCATCTTTAACATCATCGCCTGAAGAGGCGTAATGGCCTTTGTCTTCTTCccagactttttctttttcgttCCGTCACCGGAGGTGTCTGAAGGCATGTCTGCAAAACGTACACTGCGACCTAATTTACAGTAGAAAAATCAACATATTAGTATCGGGACACAAACTTACAAGCAACAATTGTGAAATACCTCCAAAGAATTTAAACATTATCCTACGACActtgtttgatttctttttgatAACTCGAGCGGAACTGACAATGGTGGAGACGAGAGTTGAGAGTTATGTTATATCACCTTTCTCCTCAGCTCTCTTGTCATGTCTGTCTCCCTTTCTGGagtcatcatcttcatcccgCTCGTCATCGCTGTCTTCCTCAGAGTCGCTGTCATTGTCGTCCAAATCGTCCCTGTCGCTCCCACTGCCACTATCCTGATCTCTTCCCATATCAATTAAGCCCTTTTCCAGGCCAGGAATTGAGGGCTCTAGATTGAGGGGGAAAAGGTAGAGCAATATAATTAGTATAATAAAGCAAACATCCGTAAGTTACAATTGAAGACTTACCCAATTCAGTGCCATAAGGCCGCCGTGAAGGAATACCATACAATGCCAAGATATGTGGTGGTGGGGGCCCAGGTGGCGGCCCAGGGGGTTTCTTCCCAGGGGGTAAGCGTGGCACAGGTGGCAACGTAGGCAATATTGGGACAGGTAGAGGTGCCTTCCTGTGGGCCACACAAAAATGAATGGCAGCAATTACTAATTTTGAGCTAATCCAAATCACAAATGAAACATGAAAACCTACCCAAACAACGAGCCCTTCTTCAGTATTGAAGGAGGCTGAGCCCCTGGTAGAGGGATGTCTTGGATGTGGATATTGGATGGTGCATGGGGCATGTCTGGTAAAGGAATACTGTCAACCTCCACAGATTCTGcattctggggaaaaaaatgagccTTTAATTAATATACATATTTAAATAGGTTTTTGACCTTGTGGGGGAAAAGCATCGTCTCATTCacaggtaataaaaaaaaaacgcaaaccTTGACTGAATCAAAATAGAGTGACAGCTGGCCCCGTTTACTCTCATATTCTAACTCCAGTTTGCGCAGATCCTTGTAGGTTTCAGGATTCTCCCGCTCATACAGACGAACAATACGTTCAAATGTCTCCCGTAGCTTCTTCCGCTTGTCCCTCAGCACTTTCTCATTCAGCATGGGTTGCTGGACTGGATTGAATTCTATAGGAGAGATTAAATAATATCGTCAGATTTGATTGACTATTGTAGTTGGAGCATTGTGAATGTGAATGTCATTCTCTTA
Proteins encoded:
- the LOC133170695 gene encoding WW domain-binding protein 11, with amino-acid sequence MGRRSTSSTKSGKFMNPTDQARKEARKRELKKNKKQRMMVRAAVLKMKDPRQIIRDMEKLDEMEFNPVQQPMLNEKVLRDKRKKLRETFERIVRLYERENPETYKDLRKLELEYESKRGQLSLYFDSVKNAESVEVDSIPLPDMPHAPSNIHIQDIPLPGAQPPSILKKGSLFGKAPLPVPILPTLPPVPRLPPGKKPPGPPPGPPPPHILALYGIPSRRPYGTELEPSIPGLEKGLIDMGRDQDSGSGSDRDDLDDNDSDSEEDSDDERDEDDDSRKGDRHDKRAEEKGRSVRFADMPSDTSGDGTKKKKSGKKTKAITPLQAMMLKMAGQSIPEEDEEVEEEFSDESDSSDDEDKGPPGDTSQLAAGQRPPPSSGPLGQPPPLQGPPMTGPPPMGPPPAPPIRPPGPPSGPPPGPPPGAPPFLRPLGIPGMRGPIPRLLPPGPPPGRPPGPPPGPPPGLPPGPPPRGPPPRLPPPAPPGIPPPPPRAGGPPRPMAPPLSLFPPPLSGNVLSAPPSLVQRQKGPGSGQDGPQGNMPPPSMSMRSSVMQMPPPPGTAAASAVSHLHAATIEKRANLTSVAGAGGVAVGAGSGATISAKPQIINPKTEVTRFVPTALRVRRDKSGAAPGPVVGPLDRGAFGGRRGVDGMASGHGHKHHHSSTASVNMSHSAQIGAVAQPSMKTKDQVYEAFMREMEGLL